In Mycobacterium sp. Aquia_216, a genomic segment contains:
- a CDS encoding SDR family oxidoreductase — protein MTSVQGKVVLITGGARGIGAEVARRLHTKGAKLVVTDLDKAALDTLAAELGGDEHVLTVVADVRDLAAMHGVADRAVERFGGIDVAVANAGIASYGSVLQVDPEAFRRVLDVNLLGVFHTVRATLPALIDRHGYLLIVSSLAAFAAAPGMASYDVSKAGNEHLANALRLEVGHRGVGIGVAHMSWIDTALVRDTKSDLPSFTYLLKRLPWPLNKTTDVDSCATAFVKGIEGRKDRVYCPGWVVAFRWLKPVLSTRAGELPIRRAVTEMVPQMDAEVAALGRSTSAYNQELGKA, from the coding sequence ATGACATCGGTGCAGGGCAAAGTCGTTCTCATCACCGGGGGCGCCCGGGGAATCGGTGCGGAGGTAGCCCGCCGGCTGCACACCAAGGGCGCCAAACTCGTCGTGACCGACCTCGACAAAGCCGCACTGGACACGCTGGCCGCCGAACTCGGCGGCGACGAGCACGTGCTGACCGTGGTCGCCGATGTGCGCGATCTGGCCGCCATGCACGGCGTCGCCGATCGGGCCGTCGAACGTTTCGGCGGCATCGACGTCGCGGTGGCCAACGCCGGAATCGCCAGCTACGGGTCGGTGCTGCAGGTCGACCCGGAGGCATTCCGGCGGGTGCTGGATGTCAATCTGCTCGGCGTCTTTCACACCGTGCGCGCGACCCTGCCAGCGCTGATCGACCGGCATGGCTATCTGCTGATCGTCTCGTCGCTGGCGGCATTCGCGGCGGCCCCGGGAATGGCGTCCTATGACGTGTCGAAGGCCGGTAATGAGCATTTGGCCAATGCGCTACGCCTGGAGGTCGGTCACCGCGGCGTCGGCATCGGCGTGGCGCACATGTCCTGGATCGACACGGCGCTGGTTCGTGACACCAAGTCCGACCTGCCCTCGTTCACCTACCTGCTCAAGCGGCTGCCATGGCCGTTGAACAAGACGACCGACGTGGACAGCTGCGCGACGGCGTTCGTCAAGGGCATCGAGGGCCGCAAGGACCGGGTCTACTGCCCGGGCTGGGTGGTCGCGTTTCGCTGGCTCAAGCCGGTGCTGTCCACCCGTGCCGGTGAGCTCCCGATTCGCAGAGCCGTCACGGAAATGGTGCCTCAGATGGACGCCGAGGTTGCCGCGCTCGGCCGCTCCACCAGCGCCTACAACCAGGAGCTGGGGAAAGCCTAG
- the mshC gene encoding cysteine--1-D-myo-inosityl 2-amino-2-deoxy-alpha-D-glucopyranoside ligase, producing MQSWPSAQVPVMPGRGPELRLYDTSDRQVRPVAAGSTATMYVCGITPYDATHLGHAATYLAFDLIHRLWLDLGHGVHYVQNVTDVDDPLFERARRDGIDWRELGDREVALFREDMAALRVLPPREYVGATEAVAEVVELVEKMLASGAAYVIDPEVGEYPDVYYRADATPQFGYESGYDRETMLRLFAERGGDPDRAGKTDELDALLWRAERPGEPSWPSPFGPGRPGWHVECAAIALSRIGSGLDIQGGGTDLIFPHHEFTAAHAECVRNERRFARHYVHAGMIGWDGHKMSKSRGNLVLVSGLRAQGVEPSAIRLGLLAGHYRADRSWSPQLVDESAARLQRWRTATALPAGPDAVDVIARVRQYLADDLDTPKAIAALDGWATDALEYGGHDAEAPRLVATAIDALLGVEL from the coding sequence ATGCAGTCGTGGCCTTCCGCACAGGTGCCGGTGATGCCCGGACGCGGCCCGGAGCTACGGCTGTACGACACCTCCGATCGCCAGGTCCGCCCGGTGGCGGCCGGGTCGACCGCCACCATGTACGTCTGCGGGATCACGCCTTACGACGCCACACATTTGGGCCACGCGGCCACCTATCTGGCGTTCGATCTGATTCACCGGCTGTGGCTGGATCTGGGCCACGGCGTGCACTACGTGCAGAACGTCACCGACGTCGACGACCCGCTGTTCGAGCGGGCCAGGCGAGACGGCATCGACTGGCGTGAGCTCGGTGATCGCGAGGTGGCGCTGTTCCGCGAGGACATGGCCGCGTTGCGGGTGTTGCCGCCGCGCGAGTATGTCGGGGCGACCGAAGCCGTAGCCGAAGTGGTGGAGCTCGTCGAAAAGATGCTCGCGTCGGGGGCGGCATACGTCATCGACCCGGAGGTAGGGGAATATCCGGACGTCTACTATCGCGCGGATGCCACGCCGCAGTTCGGCTACGAATCGGGCTATGACCGCGAGACCATGCTGCGGCTGTTCGCCGAGCGCGGCGGCGACCCGGACCGCGCGGGCAAGACCGACGAACTGGACGCACTGTTGTGGCGGGCCGAACGGCCCGGGGAGCCCAGTTGGCCGTCACCGTTCGGCCCGGGCCGGCCCGGCTGGCACGTCGAATGCGCTGCGATCGCGCTCAGCCGCATCGGCAGCGGCTTGGACATCCAGGGTGGCGGCACCGACCTGATCTTCCCGCATCACGAGTTCACTGCCGCACACGCCGAATGTGTAAGGAATGAAAGGCGATTCGCTCGCCACTACGTCCACGCCGGGATGATCGGCTGGGACGGGCACAAAATGTCGAAGAGTCGCGGCAACCTGGTGCTGGTGTCGGGGCTGCGCGCGCAGGGCGTTGAGCCGTCGGCCATTCGGCTCGGTCTGCTGGCCGGGCACTATCGCGCGGACCGGTCGTGGAGCCCCCAGCTGGTCGACGAGTCGGCCGCGCGGCTGCAACGTTGGCGCACCGCGACCGCGCTGCCCGCCGGCCCGGACGCGGTCGATGTCATCGCGCGGGTGCGCCAGTACCTGGCCGATGACCTTGACACACCCAAAGCGATTGCCGCACTTGATGGTTGGGCCACTGACGCACTCGAGTACGGCGGTCATGACGCCGAGGCGCCGCGGCTGGTGGCTACCGCGATCGATGCGCTTCTCGGGGTGGAACTCTAG
- a CDS encoding 3'(2'),5'-bisphosphate nucleotidase CysQ — protein MTDAALAADLAADAGELLLKVREEVGFGHPWMLGDAGDSLANELILRRLRAERPDDAVLSEEAYDDLQRLNHDRVWIIDPVDGTREFSTPGRDDWAVHIALWQRPTDGRREITDAAVALPARDNIVYRSDTVTDSQARVGIPHTLRIAVSATRPPAVLHRMRQSLAIQPVAIGSAGAKAMAIIDGDVDAYLHAGGQWEWDSAAPAGVVMAAGMHASRLDGSPMRYNQEDPYLPDFVMCRAEVAPILLGAIRDAWH, from the coding sequence ATGACTGATGCTGCATTAGCCGCCGATCTCGCCGCCGACGCGGGGGAGCTGCTGCTGAAAGTGCGCGAGGAGGTCGGGTTCGGTCATCCCTGGATGCTCGGCGACGCCGGCGACAGCCTGGCCAACGAGCTGATCCTGCGCCGGCTGCGCGCCGAGCGCCCGGACGACGCGGTGCTCAGCGAGGAAGCTTACGACGATCTGCAGCGGCTCAACCACGATCGGGTGTGGATCATCGACCCGGTGGACGGCACCCGCGAGTTCTCCACACCGGGGCGTGACGACTGGGCGGTACATATCGCGCTGTGGCAGCGTCCGACCGATGGCCGGCGCGAAATCACTGATGCGGCAGTTGCTTTGCCCGCTCGGGACAACATCGTGTATCGCAGCGACACCGTGACCGACAGCCAGGCGCGGGTCGGTATCCCGCACACGTTGCGGATCGCCGTCAGCGCCACCCGGCCACCGGCGGTGCTGCACCGCATGCGCCAGTCGCTCGCGATCCAGCCGGTGGCGATCGGCTCGGCGGGCGCCAAGGCGATGGCCATCATCGACGGCGATGTCGACGCCTATCTGCATGCCGGCGGGCAATGGGAATGGGATTCGGCCGCGCCGGCCGGTGTGGTGATGGCCGCGGGTATGCACGCGTCGCGGCTCGACGGCTCCCCGATGCGCTACAACCAGGAGGACCCGTACCTGCCCGACTTCGTGATGTGTCGCGCCGAGGTGGCGCCGATCCTGCTCGGCGCCATCCGCGACGCCTGGCACTGA
- a CDS encoding SCO1664 family protein: MTPLNNEHDDREVLRDGELTVLGRIRSASNATFLCEATLGESSVHCVYKPISGEQPLWDFPDGTLAGRELAAYQVSTQLGWNLVPYTIIRHGPAGPGMLQLWVQQPGDAVDTDPRPGPDLVDLFPADRQQPGYLPVLRAHDYAGDEVILMHADDIRLWRMAVFDVLVNNADRKGGHVLRDLDGHVYGVDHGVCLHVENKLRTVLWGWAGKPIDDSTLQAVARLADAVGDEFGDALAGQITRTEIAALSMRAHALLDNPVMPVPSRHRPIPWPAF; the protein is encoded by the coding sequence ATGACGCCCCTGAATAACGAGCATGACGATCGTGAGGTCTTGCGGGACGGCGAGCTGACGGTCCTCGGACGGATCCGCTCGGCCAGTAACGCCACCTTCCTGTGCGAGGCCACGCTGGGCGAGTCCAGCGTGCACTGCGTCTACAAGCCGATCTCCGGCGAGCAGCCGCTCTGGGACTTCCCCGACGGCACGCTGGCCGGCCGTGAACTCGCCGCGTATCAGGTATCGACGCAATTAGGCTGGAACCTGGTGCCCTACACCATCATTCGCCACGGGCCGGCGGGCCCCGGCATGCTGCAGCTGTGGGTGCAGCAACCCGGCGACGCCGTGGACACCGACCCGCGGCCGGGACCGGATCTGGTCGACCTGTTTCCCGCCGACCGGCAGCAGCCGGGTTATCTGCCGGTGCTGCGAGCCCACGACTACGCCGGCGACGAGGTCATCCTGATGCACGCCGACGACATTCGCCTGTGGCGGATGGCGGTGTTCGACGTGCTGGTCAACAACGCCGACCGCAAGGGCGGCCACGTCCTGCGCGACCTCGACGGCCACGTCTACGGCGTCGACCACGGCGTGTGCCTGCACGTCGAGAACAAACTGCGCACGGTGCTCTGGGGATGGGCCGGTAAACCGATCGACGACTCGACCCTGCAGGCCGTCGCCCGTCTGGCCGACGCGGTGGGTGACGAGTTCGGCGACGCGCTGGCCGGGCAGATCACCCGGACGGAGATCGCGGCGCTGAGCATGCGGGCGCACGCGCTGCTGGACAACCCGGTGATGCCCGTGCCCAGCCGGCATCGCCCCATTCCCTGGCCCGCGTTTTAG
- a CDS encoding DUF3090 domain-containing protein: MPRAIHVFRTPDRFVAGTVGQPGNRTFYIQAVGDSRVVSVVLEKQQVAVLAERIGALLLEVNRRFGTPVPPEPAEVDDLNPLITPVDAEFRVGTMGLGWDSEAQTVVVELLAVTDAEFDASVVLDDTDEGPDAVRVFLTPESARQFATRSSRVISAGRPPCPLCDEPLDPEGHICARANGYKRSALLGPTDDAPE, translated from the coding sequence ATGCCTCGCGCAATCCATGTCTTCCGCACACCCGACCGCTTCGTGGCCGGAACCGTCGGTCAGCCCGGTAATCGCACCTTCTACATCCAGGCGGTCGGCGATTCCCGCGTGGTGTCGGTGGTGCTGGAGAAGCAACAGGTCGCGGTGCTCGCCGAACGCATCGGTGCACTGCTGCTCGAGGTGAACCGCCGGTTCGGCACACCCGTGCCGCCGGAGCCCGCCGAGGTCGATGACCTCAATCCGCTCATCACGCCCGTCGACGCGGAATTCCGGGTCGGGACGATGGGCCTGGGCTGGGACTCGGAAGCCCAGACCGTTGTGGTCGAACTGCTGGCCGTCACCGATGCCGAGTTCGACGCCTCGGTGGTGCTCGACGACACCGACGAAGGTCCCGACGCGGTGCGCGTGTTCTTGACCCCGGAATCGGCGCGGCAGTTCGCCACCCGATCCAGCCGCGTGATCTCGGCGGGACGCCCGCCATGCCCCCTGTGCGACGAACCGCTGGACCCTGAGGGTCACATTTGCGCGCGCGCCAACGGCTATAAGCGAAGTGCGCTGCTCGGGCCCACCGATGACGCCCCTGAATAA